Proteins from a single region of Argiope bruennichi chromosome 6, qqArgBrue1.1, whole genome shotgun sequence:
- the LOC129971212 gene encoding uncharacterized protein LOC129971212 isoform X2 produces the protein MEIGDLSEDLLLENGTSIDYWLDASNDTALNDSSSLNRHGFGKKVVKKVKEGIKTVKDKVKGGFNKVKDKIRDFKDKIGSKGGGSGGGYYRDNYDRDYDRDRYNRDYRRKGTYSGGTGITDPETAKWLGIGLGVFLVLSLLVIIVYYKVKSDF, from the coding sequence GTGACCTTTCAGAAGATCTTCTGCTTGAAAATGGAACTTCCATCGACTATTGGCTGGACGCATCCAACGACACCGCTTTGAACGATTCCTCATCGTTGAACAGGCACGGGTTCGGCAAGAAAGTGGTGAAGAAAGTGAAAGAGGGCATTAAGACGGTCAAAGACAAAGTGAAAGGTGGTTTTAACAAGGTCAAGGACAAGATAAGGGATTTCAAGGATAAAATAGGATCCAAAGGAGGTGGCTCTGGCGGTGGATATTATAGAGATAATTACGACAGAGATTATGACAGAGACAGATATAATCGAGATTACCGTCGCAAAGGCACGTACAGTGGGGGAACAGGAATCACGGATCCTGAAACTGCAAAGTGGCTCGGCATCGGATTGGGTGTATTCCTAGTTCTGAGTCTGCTTGTCATTATTGTGTATTATAAAGTTAAAAgcgatttttaa
- the LOC129971212 gene encoding uncharacterized protein LOC129971212 isoform X1 — protein MKLFSIVLLSVLCYCCTGYPAVEGDLSEDLLLENGTSIDYWLDASNDTALNDSSSLNRHGFGKKVVKKVKEGIKTVKDKVKGGFNKVKDKIRDFKDKIGSKGGGSGGGYYRDNYDRDYDRDRYNRDYRRKGTYSGGTGITDPETAKWLGIGLGVFLVLSLLVIIVYYKVKSDF, from the exons ATGAAACTCTTTTCAATAGTTTTGTTGTCGGTTCTGTGTTATTGTTGCACTGGATATCCTGCAGTTGAAg GTGACCTTTCAGAAGATCTTCTGCTTGAAAATGGAACTTCCATCGACTATTGGCTGGACGCATCCAACGACACCGCTTTGAACGATTCCTCATCGTTGAACAGGCACGGGTTCGGCAAGAAAGTGGTGAAGAAAGTGAAAGAGGGCATTAAGACGGTCAAAGACAAAGTGAAAGGTGGTTTTAACAAGGTCAAGGACAAGATAAGGGATTTCAAGGATAAAATAGGATCCAAAGGAGGTGGCTCTGGCGGTGGATATTATAGAGATAATTACGACAGAGATTATGACAGAGACAGATATAATCGAGATTACCGTCGCAAAGGCACGTACAGTGGGGGAACAGGAATCACGGATCCTGAAACTGCAAAGTGGCTCGGCATCGGATTGGGTGTATTCCTAGTTCTGAGTCTGCTTGTCATTATTGTGTATTATAAAGTTAAAAgcgatttttaa